A single window of Acinetobacter wuhouensis DNA harbors:
- a CDS encoding MltF family protein produces MHSSSTSGSRLCLNSFFRNLPIKALVLSTALIPFSINASKTNQYNAVVNSSKLTVVAVSNPSIVFKDGKYKHGFGYDLAHDYAESLNAKLEFKTVPDNATALKMVAQGKANFAITTASMQSIEAKSLSSFSASCGDFNSLKKNGLNTDLNWVFKQADDPLTATASGFICQSKQNGSLQQLASFYNRNVVKQDDWNVIQRDLKSRLPIYKASFKQSAQKYGIDWHLLAAIGYQESYLKPDSVSPTGVRGLMMLTNSTAKEMGVNNRNDPAQSIQGGAKYYDMMLTRYSYIRNPDRHWYALVAYNMGPGAVEGIQKRIKAQGKDPNDWMNLYNYLTRHQTSNGRYKQAVQYVTRIRAYLEHIKTTPKLLEI; encoded by the coding sequence ATGCACAGTAGTTCAACCTCTGGGTCGAGGCTTTGCCTTAACTCATTTTTTCGTAATCTTCCAATCAAAGCCTTAGTTTTATCCACCGCATTAATTCCGTTTAGTATTAATGCAAGCAAGACCAATCAATACAATGCTGTTGTTAATTCTAGTAAATTGACAGTAGTGGCTGTTTCCAATCCGAGCATCGTGTTTAAAGATGGAAAATATAAGCATGGCTTCGGCTATGATTTAGCACATGATTATGCTGAAAGTTTAAACGCAAAACTTGAGTTTAAAACAGTTCCTGACAATGCAACTGCATTGAAAATGGTTGCACAAGGCAAAGCCAATTTTGCAATTACCACAGCAAGTATGCAGAGTATTGAAGCGAAAAGTTTAAGTTCGTTCTCTGCAAGTTGTGGTGATTTTAACAGCCTCAAAAAGAATGGTTTAAATACTGACCTGAACTGGGTATTTAAACAAGCTGATGATCCACTTACTGCAACTGCGAGTGGTTTTATTTGCCAAAGTAAGCAAAATGGCTCACTTCAGCAATTGGCGTCATTTTATAATCGTAATGTCGTTAAACAAGACGATTGGAATGTTATTCAACGTGATCTAAAATCTCGTTTACCGATTTATAAAGCAAGCTTTAAACAGTCTGCACAGAAATATGGTATAGACTGGCATTTATTGGCTGCGATTGGTTATCAAGAATCATATTTAAAACCCGACTCTGTTTCTCCCACAGGTGTCCGAGGCTTGATGATGTTGACCAATAGTACTGCCAAAGAAATGGGTGTAAATAATCGTAATGATCCTGCTCAAAGTATTCAAGGTGGGGCTAAATATTACGATATGATGTTGACGCGTTATTCTTACATTCGCAACCCTGACCGTCATTGGTACGCATTAGTTGCTTATAATATGGGTCCAGGTGCTGTTGAAGGCATCCAGAAGCGTATTAAAGCACAAGGTAAAGATCCAAATGATTGGATGAACCTTTATAACTACTTAACTCGTCATCAAACGAGTAATGGTCGTTATAAGCAAGCGGTTCAATACGTTACTCGTATTCGTGCTTATCTTGAGCATATCAAAACCACACCAAAGCTTTTAGAAATCTAA
- the greB gene encoding transcription elongation factor GreB, producing MKSNLITRSGHDLLVAELQHLWREERPEITKKVTWAASLGDRSENADYQYNKQILRKIDRRVRYLGKRLEELKIIDFAPEQEGKVYFGAWVEIENDDGEQKTVRIVGVDEIYDHHPQHISIDSPMARALLSKQVDDEVEVITPLGKKQWYINSIRYEKPENSAN from the coding sequence ATGAAATCAAATTTGATTACCCGTTCAGGGCATGATTTATTGGTTGCGGAGTTGCAACATTTATGGCGTGAAGAACGTCCTGAAATCACCAAGAAAGTAACGTGGGCTGCAAGTTTAGGCGATCGTTCGGAAAATGCTGATTATCAATATAATAAACAAATACTTAGGAAGATTGATCGACGTGTTCGTTATTTAGGTAAACGTTTAGAAGAGTTGAAAATAATTGATTTTGCACCTGAGCAAGAGGGTAAAGTTTATTTTGGCGCGTGGGTCGAAATAGAAAATGATGATGGCGAACAAAAGACTGTGCGTATTGTCGGTGTGGATGAAATTTATGATCACCATCCACAACATATTTCGATTGATTCACCAATGGCACGGGCGTTGTTGTCTAAACAAGTTGATGATGAAGTCGAAGTGATCACGCCATTGGGTAAAAAACAGTGGTATATCAATTCAATTCGCTATGAAAAGCCTGAAAATTCAGCTAATTAA
- a CDS encoding DUF932 domain-containing protein: MAHQLEQMAYVGQTPWHGLGNQLSQNQPIEVWAKQAGMDWRIESSNVSYMAQNSRGQSIIMPYEEQRVLYRSDNHAPLSVVSQRYQEVQPMEILEFYRDLTEQSGFELETAGVLKGGKKFWALARTGQTAELKGGDVSNGYILLATACDGTLATTAQFTNIRVVCNNTLAIALRGQSSNAGVVKVPHSTKFDADKVKDQLGISVKTWYDHMYEMKQLTQRKVTQKEAAAYFDAVFNNNSLSAMEQEDNIIQYYRNVASQANPQTNKTEPNGRAMTKVMNMFNGQGRGADLSSAKDTAYGLLCAITEFVDHERRAMSTDHRLDSAWFGAGAALKQRGLEQALYLAA, from the coding sequence ATGGCACATCAACTTGAACAAATGGCGTATGTCGGACAAACCCCATGGCATGGTCTGGGCAATCAACTTAGCCAAAACCAACCGATTGAAGTCTGGGCCAAGCAAGCAGGTATGGACTGGCGCATTGAATCATCCAATGTCAGCTACATGGCTCAAAACTCACGTGGACAAAGCATCATCATGCCGTATGAAGAACAACGGGTACTGTACCGTTCAGATAACCATGCTCCTTTATCGGTGGTGAGTCAGCGTTATCAAGAAGTCCAACCGATGGAGATTCTGGAATTCTACCGTGATCTGACTGAGCAATCAGGCTTTGAACTGGAAACCGCAGGTGTCTTAAAGGGTGGGAAAAAGTTCTGGGCCTTGGCACGTACAGGACAAACTGCAGAATTGAAAGGTGGAGATGTTAGCAATGGCTATATTCTGCTGGCAACCGCATGTGACGGCACGTTGGCGACCACAGCACAATTCACCAATATCCGTGTGGTGTGTAACAACACTTTAGCGATTGCCTTGCGTGGACAGAGTTCTAATGCAGGCGTGGTCAAAGTACCGCACAGTACCAAGTTTGATGCCGACAAAGTCAAAGATCAACTCGGTATTTCAGTGAAAACCTGGTACGACCACATGTATGAAATGAAACAACTCACCCAACGTAAAGTCACCCAGAAAGAAGCAGCAGCTTATTTCGATGCGGTATTTAACAATAATAGCCTAAGTGCGATGGAACAGGAGGATAACATTATTCAGTACTACCGTAATGTCGCGTCTCAAGCCAATCCACAGACCAATAAAACTGAACCGAATGGACGTGCCATGACCAAGGTCATGAATATGTTTAATGGCCAGGGACGTGGGGCAGACTTATCTTCAGCCAAAGACACCGCCTATGGACTACTTTGCGCAATCACAGAATTTGTGGATCATGAACGTCGAGCGATGAGTACCGATCACCGCCTTGATTCTGCATGGTTTGGTGCAGGCGCAGCATTGAAACAACGCGGATTAGAGCAAGCTTTATATCTTGCAGCCTAA
- a CDS encoding YqaJ viral recombinase family nuclease has translation MNQIINPTVTSQSQYLPTVANDKLKQSQSGSKRSLNAKRLINTKQLDYQAWLEVRKQGIGSSDAAAACGLNPYMSMLELWLIKTGRVKQNIDDESSGHAPLYWGKQLEPLVAEYYSLHTNSKVRRVNAVLQHPDPDKAFMLANLDYAVVGNEDVQILECKTAGEYGAKLWRDGVPLYVLCQVQHQLAVTGKQAAHICVLLCGQETKIYKVSRNEALIEQIIQAERLFWECVENDVPPAVDASESAAKALQQLYPEHTPLSCVDLTEVKLANELFDQLIKEKQQIGQHQSQFDLLKHRVQALMQEHERAVFQQGSVTWKKSKDSVSLDIKSLLQHQPELIQQYPLQKAGSRRFNIYHD, from the coding sequence ATGAATCAGATTATAAACCCAACAGTAACGTCTCAATCTCAGTATTTACCAACTGTAGCCAATGACAAGCTTAAACAAAGTCAATCAGGTTCAAAACGTAGCTTAAATGCCAAACGTCTGATCAACACCAAACAACTGGACTATCAGGCATGGCTTGAAGTGCGTAAACAGGGAATAGGCAGCAGTGATGCCGCAGCTGCCTGTGGCTTGAATCCCTATATGTCGATGCTGGAACTGTGGCTGATTAAAACAGGACGGGTAAAGCAAAACATTGATGATGAAAGCTCAGGACATGCACCTTTATATTGGGGCAAGCAGTTAGAACCGCTAGTGGCTGAATACTACAGTCTGCATACCAACAGCAAAGTTCGTCGGGTCAATGCGGTGCTGCAGCATCCTGATCCTGACAAAGCCTTTATGTTGGCGAACTTGGATTATGCCGTGGTGGGCAATGAAGACGTGCAAATACTGGAATGCAAAACCGCAGGAGAATATGGCGCTAAACTGTGGCGAGATGGTGTGCCGTTATACGTGTTGTGTCAGGTACAACACCAACTGGCGGTGACAGGCAAGCAAGCGGCACATATTTGTGTGTTGCTGTGTGGGCAGGAAACCAAAATCTACAAAGTCAGTCGTAACGAAGCCCTGATTGAACAGATCATTCAGGCAGAACGATTATTTTGGGAATGTGTTGAAAATGACGTTCCACCAGCAGTGGATGCCAGTGAATCGGCAGCCAAAGCTTTACAGCAGCTCTATCCTGAACATACCCCACTGAGCTGTGTTGATCTAACGGAGGTGAAACTTGCTAATGAACTGTTTGATCAGCTGATAAAGGAAAAACAGCAGATTGGACAACACCAAAGCCAGTTTGATCTACTCAAACACCGAGTTCAGGCACTGATGCAGGAACATGAACGTGCCGTATTTCAGCAAGGTTCAGTGACATGGAAGAAGAGCAAGGACAGTGTCAGCTTAGACATCAAGTCCTTACTTCAGCACCAACCTGAACTCATCCAACAATACCCACTGCAGAAAGCAGGCAGTCGACGTTTTAACATTTATCACGATTAG
- a CDS encoding AlpA family phage regulatory protein has protein sequence MNAFVGQTFQMNQIINLKDVIEFTSISRAKIYEMIN, from the coding sequence ATGAATGCATTTGTTGGACAAACCTTTCAAATGAATCAAATTATTAACCTTAAAGATGTCATCGAATTTACGAGTATTAGTCGAGCTAAGATCTATGAAATGATCAATTAG
- a CDS encoding putative adenosine monophosphate-protein transferase Fic, protein MGPPLPDSDVLKNKLNIQDAEILQQAELELTEYASTRIEYAEPPYDLKYLQSIHFQLFSDLYAWAGELRQVDIAKGDTRFCTFPRIEIEANKLFKQLEQQHYFQGLAKPVLIQKIADFYCELNVIHPFREGNGRTQRIFFEHLLAHCGYGVQWDKIDNKEVWIQANIDGFNCRLDGLIAIFEACIITPE, encoded by the coding sequence GTGGGACCACCTCTCCCGGACTCGGACGTCCTCAAAAACAAACTGAACATTCAGGATGCTGAAATTCTGCAACAGGCAGAACTGGAGTTGACTGAGTATGCCAGCACACGCATTGAGTATGCGGAGCCACCTTACGATCTCAAATACCTGCAATCCATTCACTTTCAGCTCTTTTCAGACCTGTATGCCTGGGCAGGTGAACTAAGACAAGTCGATATTGCCAAAGGCGATACCCGCTTTTGTACCTTCCCACGTATTGAAATTGAAGCCAATAAGCTCTTCAAGCAACTTGAGCAGCAGCACTATTTTCAAGGTTTAGCCAAACCAGTACTTATCCAAAAAATCGCTGATTTTTATTGTGAACTTAATGTCATTCACCCTTTCAGAGAAGGCAATGGACGCACCCAGCGTATTTTCTTTGAGCATTTACTCGCCCACTGCGGCTATGGCGTACAATGGGATAAAATTGACAATAAAGAAGTTTGGATTCAGGCCAATATTGATGGATTCAACTGCCGGCTAGATGGACTGATCGCTATTTTTGAAGCCTGCATTATCACTCCTGAATAA
- a CDS encoding IS3-like element ISAba14 family transposase (programmed frameshift), which translates to MARRPRRNHSNDFKAKVALAAIKAEKTLAELSAEFDVHQNQIIDWKNQLISASSQAFDQSKAPTEPPIDLKKLHAKIGEQALEIGFFRRCVEETGPLQPQKLIDDSLQISVSKQAKLLKVSRGCYYYRPKPVSASDLKLMRCIDELHMQYPFAGSRMMRDLLNRQGHHIGRRHTRTLMKKMGIQALYCKPNLSQANQAHRKYPYLLKGLAIQRSNQVWSTDITYIPMAKGFVYLCAVIDWHSRKVLAHRVSISMEVDFCISALNEAIEKYGRPEIFNTDQGSQFTSDAFIDVLKSNGIQISMDGKGRWVDNVMVERLWRSVKYEEVYLKAYSSVTDAKKQLSAYFEFYNLKRPHSSLDKMTPNEFYYDQLPQQNKVA; encoded by the exons ATGGCACGTAGACCAAGAAGAAATCATTCAAATGATTTTAAAGCTAAGGTAGCACTTGCTGCGATTAAAGCAGAAAAAACACTTGCTGAATTGAGTGCTGAGTTTGATGTTCATCAAAACCAAATTATTGACTGGAAAAATCAATTGATCTCAGCTTCCTCGCAAGCTTTCGATCAATCAAAAGCTCCAACAGAACCACCCATCGATCTAAAAAAACTACATGCAAAAATCGGTGAGCAGGCATTAGAAATTG GATTTTTTAGAAGGTGTGTTGAAGAAACTGGGCCGCTTCAACCACAAAAGTTAATCGACGACTCACTTCAGATTTCAGTATCTAAGCAAGCTAAGCTGCTGAAAGTCTCCCGTGGTTGTTATTACTATCGCCCAAAACCTGTGAGTGCATCAGATCTGAAGCTGATGCGATGTATTGATGAATTACATATGCAATATCCTTTTGCAGGCAGTCGTATGATGCGTGATTTGTTGAATCGTCAAGGACATCATATAGGACGACGTCATACACGTACTTTAATGAAGAAAATGGGTATTCAGGCGTTATATTGCAAACCAAATTTAAGCCAGGCTAATCAAGCTCACCGTAAATATCCATATCTGCTCAAAGGGTTGGCTATTCAGCGCAGTAATCAAGTGTGGTCTACGGATATAACGTATATCCCTATGGCAAAAGGCTTTGTTTATTTATGTGCTGTGATTGATTGGCATAGCCGCAAGGTACTTGCGCATAGGGTATCGATTAGTATGGAGGTGGATTTTTGTATTTCGGCTTTAAATGAAGCGATTGAAAAATATGGTCGACCTGAAATATTTAATACAGACCAAGGCAGCCAGTTTACCAGTGATGCATTTATTGATGTATTGAAATCAAATGGCATTCAAATCAGTATGGATGGTAAAGGTCGATGGGTAGATAATGTGATGGTTGAACGATTATGGCGGAGCGTTAAATATGAAGAGGTGTATCTCAAAGCTTATAGCAGTGTCACAGATGCGAAAAAGCAATTAAGTGCATATTTTGAGTTTTATAATTTGAAACGACCTCATTCGAGTCTAGACAAAATGACACCAAATGAGTTTTACTATGATCAGCTACCCCAACAAAACAAGGTGGCTTAA
- a CDS encoding YhfG family protein, with the protein MLNTLEQKKKYIQATRLQNYQASLKLEGINPSSTAPALSKAQILQKYKKFSQTSES; encoded by the coding sequence ATGCTAAACACTCTCGAACAGAAAAAAAAATATATCCAAGCTACGCGCTTGCAGAATTATCAAGCCAGTTTAAAGCTGGAAGGCATTAACCCGTCCTCAACCGCACCGGCATTAAGTAAAGCTCAGATTCTACAGAAATATAAGAAATTCTCACAGACCTCGGAATCGTGA
- a CDS encoding type I restriction-modification system subunit M, with the protein MTNNNFSQIASFIWSVADLLRGDFKQSQYGRIILPFTLLRRLECVLEESKAAVLAEHEKVSKLNLPEEAQEKLLLRATNGLAFFNTSPMDLSKMGQSDIKANLSTYVQSFSKDAREIFEYFNFIEFVGLLDDANLLYKVVQKFATTDLSPKNVSNHDMGLVFEELIRRFAEGSNETAGEHFTPRDIVRLTTALVFMEDDDVLTKDGIIRTIYDPTAGTGGFLSSGMEYLHELNPNAVMRAFGQELNPESYAICKADMLIKGQDVSRIKLGNTLSNDQLAVDQFDYMLSNPPFGVDWKKIEQDIKDEHEQKGFDGRFGAGLPRVSDGSLLFLMHLISKMRDASSTESGSRIGIILNGSPLFTGSAGSGESEIRRYILEADLLEAIIALPNDMFYNTGIATYIWVLSNKKATERKGKVQLINASNLSTKMRKSLGSKRNYLTEAEIATITQNYGAFVAVDTLANDGETEQQKPFASKIFDSHEFGYRRVTIERPLRLSAQITDSAIAALRFAPKPFNAVMQSIDAQLGTAFGTAWTAETYGQLQDVALEVRALIKAEFPELKEKDIKEVLDSKIWLFQKALMEKAQALQAVIGTEQFDDFNQFDEVLKKALKQTDIKLDAKEKKQLLDAITWKNPEAEPVINKVVKQAENPLYGQFSYQGKVVEFVQDGDLRDAENIALNPKVSTTELIEDYFKREVQPHVPDAWINADKRDEKDGEIGIVGYEIPFNRHFYVYQPPRDLAEIDADLDAVSAEIMQLLQEVHS; encoded by the coding sequence ATGACCAACAATAATTTTTCACAAATCGCTTCTTTCATCTGGTCGGTTGCCGACCTACTGCGTGGTGACTTCAAACAATCGCAATATGGTCGCATCATTCTGCCATTTACCTTGTTACGTCGTCTGGAATGTGTACTGGAAGAAAGCAAGGCTGCGGTATTGGCGGAACATGAAAAGGTCTCCAAGCTGAATCTGCCAGAAGAAGCTCAAGAAAAGTTATTGCTGCGTGCCACCAACGGTCTAGCCTTCTTTAACACCTCCCCAATGGATCTCAGCAAAATGGGGCAGAGTGATATCAAGGCCAACTTAAGCACCTATGTGCAAAGTTTCTCTAAAGATGCCCGTGAGATATTTGAATACTTTAACTTCATCGAATTTGTGGGCCTCCTCGATGATGCCAACCTTTTGTATAAAGTCGTGCAAAAGTTTGCCACCACGGATCTGAGTCCAAAGAACGTATCCAACCATGATATGGGCTTGGTGTTTGAAGAACTGATCCGTCGTTTTGCCGAAGGTTCTAATGAAACCGCAGGGGAACACTTTACCCCGCGTGACATCGTGCGTCTGACCACGGCACTGGTGTTTATGGAAGATGATGACGTGCTGACCAAGGACGGCATTATCCGTACCATTTACGACCCGACTGCGGGTACAGGCGGCTTCCTGTCTTCAGGTATGGAATATCTACATGAGCTGAACCCGAATGCGGTGATGCGTGCGTTTGGTCAGGAACTCAATCCGGAATCCTACGCCATCTGTAAAGCCGACATGCTGATCAAAGGCCAAGACGTGAGCCGGATTAAACTCGGCAACACGCTGTCGAATGACCAGCTTGCTGTGGATCAGTTTGACTACATGCTGTCTAACCCACCTTTTGGAGTGGACTGGAAAAAAATCGAACAGGACATCAAGGATGAGCATGAACAAAAAGGCTTTGATGGCCGTTTCGGTGCAGGCTTGCCACGGGTATCGGATGGTTCACTATTATTCCTGATGCACCTGATCAGCAAGATGCGTGATGCCAGCAGTACCGAGAGCGGTAGCCGCATCGGGATTATCCTGAATGGTTCACCATTGTTTACCGGTAGTGCAGGCAGTGGTGAAAGCGAGATCCGTCGCTATATTTTAGAAGCCGATTTGCTGGAAGCCATTATTGCCTTACCGAACGACATGTTCTACAACACCGGGATTGCCACCTATATCTGGGTACTCAGCAATAAAAAAGCCACTGAACGTAAAGGCAAGGTACAGCTGATCAATGCCTCGAACCTCAGTACCAAAATGCGTAAGTCGCTTGGTTCAAAACGTAACTATCTGACTGAAGCTGAAATTGCCACCATCACCCAGAACTATGGTGCATTTGTCGCAGTAGATACTTTGGCAAATGATGGCGAAACCGAACAGCAAAAACCATTTGCCAGCAAGATTTTTGACAGCCATGAATTTGGCTACCGTCGCGTGACCATTGAACGTCCATTACGTTTATCGGCACAGATCACAGATAGCGCGATTGCCGCATTACGTTTTGCGCCAAAACCATTTAATGCCGTGATGCAAAGTATCGATGCGCAATTGGGCACAGCCTTTGGTACAGCGTGGACAGCAGAAACTTATGGTCAGTTGCAGGACGTGGCGCTTGAGGTGCGTGCCCTGATTAAAGCCGAGTTCCCTGAGCTAAAAGAAAAAGACATTAAAGAGGTACTGGACAGCAAAATCTGGTTATTCCAGAAAGCCTTGATGGAAAAAGCCCAAGCCTTACAGGCCGTGATTGGCACTGAGCAGTTTGATGACTTTAACCAGTTTGATGAAGTGCTGAAAAAAGCCCTCAAGCAAACCGACATCAAGCTGGATGCCAAAGAGAAGAAACAACTGTTAGATGCCATTACCTGGAAGAATCCGGAAGCAGAACCAGTGATAAACAAGGTCGTGAAACAGGCGGAAAACCCACTGTATGGCCAGTTCAGCTATCAAGGCAAAGTGGTGGAGTTTGTACAGGATGGAGATTTGCGTGATGCCGAGAATATCGCACTGAATCCAAAGGTCAGTACCACAGAGCTGATTGAAGATTACTTCAAACGTGAAGTACAGCCACACGTGCCGGATGCCTGGATCAATGCCGACAAGCGCGATGAAAAAGATGGCGAGATTGGTATTGTTGGGTATGAAATTCCGTTTAACCGTCATTTCTACGTGTACCAACCACCACGTGATTTAGCTGAGATTGATGCGGATTTGGATGCGGTGAGTGCCGAGATTATGCAGCTGCTTCAAGAGGTGCATTCATAA
- a CDS encoding restriction endonuclease subunit S has protein sequence MVKYQAYAEYKDSGVQWIGNIPKDWKFLRGKWKFKSLKEVNRDLQCMDRLALTMNGVIERSIDSDEGLQPAEFSGYQIFEKDDLVFKLIDLENFKTSRVGLVFKRGIMSPAYIRLKPFVGTDSKFFYYFYFDLYLRGVYNQIGGQGVRSALNATDLLEIEVCIPSLSEQKLIANFLDHETTKIDHLIEKQQQLIELLKEKRQAVISHAVTKGLDPNVPMKDSGVEWLAEVPEHWAIPQIGYHAEVTKLTGFEYTNLWVPNDDGEIIALRGFNIQERYLDLNKTERISEKLSYKLIRSKLYKNDLVLPCTGTLGNAALIDKDNTYHINQNIAKVTYDKKLFFPEFCLYWMTSLPFRQMIDFNNTSGMQPVLLIGDIRKLPIVLPPLSEQVEVVSYLNIKTQKFDSLIKKAESAISLMQERRTALISAAVTGKIDVRNWQAPTLAGAQTELSA, from the coding sequence ATGGTAAAGTATCAAGCGTATGCGGAATATAAGGATTCAGGTGTGCAATGGATTGGAAATATTCCAAAAGATTGGAAATTTTTAAGAGGAAAATGGAAGTTTAAAAGCTTGAAAGAGGTTAATCGCGATTTACAGTGTATGGATCGATTAGCTTTGACTATGAATGGTGTGATTGAACGTAGCATTGATAGTGATGAGGGATTACAACCTGCTGAATTTTCAGGCTATCAAATTTTTGAAAAGGATGATTTAGTATTTAAATTAATTGACTTAGAGAATTTTAAAACTAGCCGTGTTGGATTGGTATTTAAAAGAGGAATCATGAGTCCTGCATATATACGTTTAAAACCATTCGTAGGTACAGACTCTAAGTTTTTCTATTATTTTTATTTTGACCTTTATTTAAGAGGTGTATACAACCAAATTGGTGGACAAGGGGTGCGTTCTGCTTTGAACGCAACAGACTTACTAGAGATAGAGGTTTGTATTCCATCATTATCAGAACAAAAGTTAATCGCTAATTTCCTCGACCACGAAACCACCAAAATCGACCACCTGATTGAAAAACAACAACAACTGATCGAACTGCTGAAAGAAAAACGTCAGGCAGTAATTAGTCATGCCGTGACCAAAGGACTCGACCCAAATGTCCCGATGAAAGATTCTGGTGTGGAATGGTTAGCGGAAGTGCCGGAGCATTGGGCTATACCTCAGATTGGTTATCATGCCGAAGTTACAAAATTAACAGGCTTTGAATATACAAATCTATGGGTACCAAATGATGATGGAGAAATTATTGCCCTGAGAGGATTTAATATTCAAGAAAGATACTTGGATTTAAATAAAACAGAAAGAATAAGTGAAAAACTTTCTTATAAATTAATTCGGTCAAAACTTTATAAAAATGATTTAGTTTTGCCTTGTACTGGTACTTTAGGCAATGCTGCACTAATCGATAAAGATAATACTTATCACATTAATCAGAATATCGCGAAAGTTACGTATGATAAAAAATTATTTTTTCCTGAATTTTGCTTATATTGGATGACAAGTCTACCATTTAGACAAATGATAGATTTTAATAATACTTCAGGGATGCAACCAGTTTTGCTAATTGGAGATATTCGAAAATTACCAATAGTTTTGCCTCCTTTAAGTGAGCAGGTAGAAGTCGTATCTTATTTGAATATAAAGACTCAAAAATTTGATAGCTTAATCAAAAAAGCAGAATCAGCAATTTCACTTATGCAAGAACGCCGAACAGCTCTCATCTCAGCGGCTGTTACTGGAAAAATTGACGTTCGCAACTGGCAAGCTCCAACGCTTGCAGGTGCACAGACGGAGTTAAGCGCATGA